In Helianthus annuus cultivar XRQ/B chromosome 9, HanXRQr2.0-SUNRISE, whole genome shotgun sequence, the following are encoded in one genomic region:
- the LOC110876095 gene encoding uncharacterized protein LOC110876095, with amino-acid sequence MKGVGKEMSKYLNDFQFGVGVSGGAEAILHSVNRVLSECHTDGSLAMLTVDFSNAFNQVDRSALLREVRMRCPSISLWVEFLYGQPTRLYLGDRHIWSTTGVQQGDPLGPLLFALVLHPLVHQIRDKCKLLLHAWYLDDGTIIGGSEEVARVLDIIKVTGPTLGLELNIKKTKLFWSSCDGSKFREGLFSKDIGRPLVGVKLLGGAVSRDASFISGLAKKRAAKAVDLMRLLPKLGDPQSELLLLRSCMGIAKLFFGLRTCQPVHMEDAALFFDKGLREAIEELVVCGGPFFGDL; translated from the coding sequence ATGAAGGGTGTTGGTAAAGAAATGAGCAAGTACCTTAATGACTTTCAGTTTGGGGTCGGCGTGTCGGGTGGCGCTGAGGCCATTTTACACAGTGTCAACAGGGTTCTAAGTGAATGTCACACTGATGGGTCTCTTGCAATGCTTACTGTAGATTTTTCTAATGCTTTTAACCAGGTGGATAGATCAGCCTTACTTCGTGAGGTCAGGATGAGGTGCCCTTCTATTTCTTTGTGGGTTGAATTTCTATATGGGCAGCCAACAAGATTGTATCTTGGAGATCGACACATTTGGTCTACCACGGGAGTTCAGCAAGGGGACCCATTGGGACCACTTCTTTTCGCTCTTGTTTTACACCCCCTTGTGCATCAGATTAGAGACAAATGCAAGCTTCTCCTTCATGCTTGGTATCTTGATGATGGGACTATCATTGGGGGTTCAGAAGAGGTGGCTAGAGTGTTGGACATCATTAAGGTGACGGGTCCAACATTGGGTCTTGAACTCAATATTAAGAAAACTAAGCTATTTTGGTCTTCTTGTGATGGTAGCAAGTTTCGTGAAGGGTTATTTTCTAAGGACATCGGGAGGCCATTAGTCGGGGTGAAGCTTCTTGGGGGGGCCGTTAGTAGAGACGCAAGCTTTATTAGTGGGTTGGCAAAAAAAAGAGCTGCTAAGGCGGTAGATTTGATGCGTCTTCTACCCAAATTAGGTGACCCACAAAGCGAACTACTCTTGCTTCGATCCTGTATGGGCATTGCCAAGCTTTTCTTTGGCTTGAGGACATGCCAACCTGTACATATGGAAGATGCAGCGTTGTTCTTTGACAAAGGTTTGCGTGAGGCGATTGAGGAATTGGTAGTTTGTGGAGGTCCTTTCTTTGGAGACCTCTAG
- the LOC110874507 gene encoding uncharacterized protein LOC110874507, which translates to MGWSNEDEEDNDGVDELEINLQNTNLEHIDEDHTDHFRVHSSNTRSASNDEYSYNDNALICTLIRQHSSWVMTDSVEEVKENVSRRYPTRLRKSESNKKQANSSFELKKIVVSSEDVEDNDGVDESETNLKNSNLEHIDEEHTDEFRVRSSNNRSAKRKPSAQTITSDVEDSHDEDSNDDNALICTLIKTQHGSWSMTDSEEEMKENVHRRSLKRLRKSESDKKQDKSSFDLNITADSSEDEEDNDGVDTSLCESLGGFIVSDSESISSCDSNHESEDALNDFIEYKSTMDKIRRKKDPNMKWDLEGDMLSDFAKDPGLCMRAVCAVYRQQTTDEKESKDTRYQNGRGFSQADAFRGCQLAEFLTDGDSNGDLNKTVEELEEYDSEGIKRCKELAKKYSNQLFKIYQNKEDPYFRPQ; encoded by the exons ATGGGTTGGTCAAATGAGGATGAGGAAGATAATGATGGTGTAGATGAGTTAGAGATTAACCTCCAAAACACTAATCTTGAACACATTGATGAAGATCATACAGACCACTTTAGAGTTCATTCATCAAATACTAGAAGTGCTAGCAATGATGAGTACAGTTACAATGACAATGCTCTCATTTGCACACTCATAAGACAACATAGCTCTTGGGTTATGACAGATTCAGTGGAAGAGGTGAAAGAAAATGTAAGTAGGAGGTACCCAACAAGGCTGAGAAAATCAGAATCTAATAAGAAACAAGCGAATAGCAGTTTTGAGTTGAAAAAAATCGTTGTTTCAAGTGAGGATGTTGAAGATAATGATGGTGTAGATGAGTCGGAGACTAACCTCAAAAACTCTAATCTTGAACATATTGATGAAGAACATACGGATGAGTTTAGAGTTCGTTCATCGAATAATAGAAGTGCTAAAAGAAAACCGTCTGCCCAAACCATTACTAGTGATGTTGAGGATAGTCATGATGAGGATAGTAATGATGACAATGCTCTAATTTGCACATTAATTAAAACACAGCATGGCTCTTGGTCTATGACAGATTCAGAGGAAGAGATGAAAGAAAATGTACATAGGAGGTCCCTAAAGAGGCTCCGAAAATCAGAATCTGATAAGAAACAAGACAAAAGCAGTTTTGACTTGAATATAACCGCCGATTCAAGTGAGGATGAGGAAGATAATGATGGCGTAGATACTTCACTCTGTGAAAGTTTGGGTGGATTTATCGTGAGCGATTCTGAAAGTATTTCTAGTTGTGATAGCAACCATGAATCCGAAGATGCATTAAATGATTTTATTGAATATAAATCAACTATGGATAAGATTCGCAGGAAAAAAGATCCGAACATGAAGTGGGATCTAGAGGGGGATATGCTATCTGATTTTGCTAAAGATCCCGGATTGTGTATGAGGGCGGTGTGTGCTGTTTATAGGCAACAAACAACTGATGAGAAAGAATCTAAAGACACAAGATACCAAAACGGGCGAGGGTTTAGCCAGGCTGACGCATTCAG GGGTTGTCAGCTGGCTGAATTTCTCACAGATGGAGATTCTAATGGCGATCTTAACAAAACGGTGGAAGAACTGGAAGAATATGACTCGGAGGGGATCAAACGATGCAAGGAACTTGCAAAAAAATACTCAAACCAGTTATTTAAGATTTATCAGAACAAAGAAGATCCCTACTTCCGGCCACAATGA